In Drosophila miranda strain MSH22 chromosome XR, D.miranda_PacBio2.1, whole genome shotgun sequence, the genomic window AACTTGTAGCAGAAGATGCTATCGGGCCTGATGGCAATGCCAGTGCCGTACGAGTGCTGACAGTGGCAGTGCAGCCAGTTGGAGCTGCACCTCACGCTGCCACAGTCCCACAGAGGCGTCTTGTGGAGAGTGATCAGCAGCTCGATGTGTCTGCGCGGATCACCCCGGACCCACACGCGGTAGGGCGTGTCGGCGCGGATCCTCCTGTCGCGATAGTGCAGCTTCAGGCTCCTGCTGTACTTGGCCTCGCAGGAGAGCCGGAAGGAAGTGTTCTCGTACTCGAGCAGGGACTCGCACTGGGCTTGGCCGGCGTTCGACTGCCGCACAATGCACGCAAGGAAGCACGAAGAGCAGATGCAGCAGAAGATGTCCCATGACATGTCTGTTGACATCCGTGCTGGCacggatgtggatgtggatgtggtcGAAGGATACAAAAATAATCGAACAAGTTGACTGAAAAATCGCTGCACACGCGTCGGGAGCAGATAGATGTCTTTAATCATAGCACGTATACACCAGCCAACAAATTTAGAGGATATCCGAGAGCAGAAATATTACCAATAGCACGATCATCAGCCCCGTGGGACGGGCCCGTCCTTTTGACAGCAGAGCCTGCCTTTTGAAACTGTCATGGGCGTAGTGTAGGACCGGCTGCGCTGTAATCTCGTGTGGATCGTACTTGCCTCCCTTGCAACTGCTCTGCAGATCGCTGAGGTAGCGGAGTCCGTACTTGAAGCAGTGCACAGTCCCGTAAGGGAAGATCAGGGCTACGGTCTTCTGGTTCTTGTCCGTCGCCAGAAACACGCCCAGagtcgacattttgatgcGATTATAGCTGAACAAGTCCGACCGGTAGAACGACACCATGAAAACCCTACCGTCGGACCAAATGCCATAGGGCGTACCCTCGGGCGCTCGAAAGTCCCGCCAGCGCACAAAGGTATCGTATTCTACATGGCCAGTGCAAATGAGCACCAAGCTGTTGCCGGTTGCGTAATGGCAGTTTCCAGTGTTGCGTATGTTGTGGGC contains:
- the LOC108153768 gene encoding uncharacterized protein LOC108153768, whose amino-acid sequence is MIKDIYLLPTRVQRFFSQLVRLFLYPSTTSTSTSVPARMSTDMSWDIFCCICSSCFLACIVRQSNAGQAQCESLLEYENTSFRLSCEAKYSRSLKLHYRDRRIRADTPYRVWVRGDPRRHIELLITLHKTPLWDCGSVRCSSNWLHCHCQHSYGTGIAIRPDSIFCYKFNFSYVGELQSECGMKPLRVDFVAIHYGAWYRDAGRSSSSGAGRLKWALWSA
- the LOC108165367 gene encoding uncharacterized protein LOC108165367 translates to MLLQSLVPIGLLFAMFSVCPAARADSPAHNIRNTGNCHYATGNSLVLICTGHVEYDTFVRWRDFRAPEGTPYGIWSDGRVFMVSFYRSDLFSYNRIKMSTLGVFLATDKNQKTVALIFPYGTVHCFKYGLRYLSDLQSSCKGGKYDPHEITAQPVLHYAHDSFKRQALLSKGRARPTGLMIVLLVIFLLSDIL